GCTCTTTAGCCATCGAGGTACCCCTTGAGTTCGTTGTACAAGCTCCGGATTTCATCGGCCGCCTTCCCGTCCGGCTCGTAGTCGAGAACGGTCAGCCCCGCTGCCATCGCCTCGCTGTACGCGACCCGCTGCGACGTCCTCGACTCGAGGACCGGGACCCCGTACGACGCGAGGACCTCGTCGACGCCCCCTGCGAGGCGCGTGCCGAGGATCTGGCGATTGATCACGAACGCCGCCCTCGGGCGGCCGTCGGTGAGCTGCTGCCGGGCCTCGATCATGTCCACGAGGTCGTTCACGGCCCAGAGGTCAGCGGCGGAGGGTTGCACCGGGATCAGGACGAGGTCGGCGGCCTTGATGGCGGAAACCGCCATCTTGGTCATCTTCGCCGCGCCGTCAATGACGATCACGTCGAAGGCGTGGGCCACCTTCGGGATGTCGATGTCGAGCGTGGGCCGGTCGACCCCGAACACTGCCGGGAGGTCGATGTCGCCGCCGGTCTCGCGCCAGTCCCGGGCGGTGCCCTGCGGGTCGGAGTCGACGATCAGCACGGAACGCCCGTCGCGCTGGAACGCCCGGGCGAGGTTGGTAGCGAGGGTGGACTTCCCAGCCCCCCCCTTCGTGTTGAGCACGGCGATGACGTGGGACATCAGGGCGTCGTTCGTGAGATGAGTAAAACTTCAAATGAAGATATACTCATTTACTCAAACGGCAAATGCGGCCCTGACGAGTCGTATGGAGGTTTGGCCAAGGTTCTAAGATGATGATTTACTCAAATGATGAAATGAAGATAGATCCACATGGCACGTCCTTCTCGTCGGGCAAAACAAAAGCGGCCGGGGGAAGCCTCCCCCGGCCGCGCTCGCTCGTCGTCCTCGGCGTCCCGTTAGTTGACCAGCGTCATCTTCCGGTGCAGCGTGTGCTCGCCCGCTTGGAGCCGGTAGAGGTAGATCCCGCTCGCGAGCTCGCTCCCGGCGACGAACCCGACCTCGTGGCGGCCGGCCGGGAGCGTGGCGTCGACGAGGACGTGCACCCGGTGGCCGAGCATGTCGTACACCTCGAGCTTGACCCGGGTGGACTCCGCGATCTCGTAAGGGATCGTCGTCTGCTCGCTGAACGGGTTGGGGAAGTTGCCGTCGAGGGCGAACAGGCTCGGAGCGGACGGCTCATCGGTCACCGGGACGCTGACGCTGATCTGCGCCGCCTGGTAGACGGCGTCGGGGAGGAAGACCCCGGCGTCTTCGAACGCGCCGTCGTACGTCACCGAGATCTCGCCGAGGTCGCGGCCGTACTCGAGGCTCTCCGACGCGTCCCAGACCGCGTACGTCATCGCGTCGCCTTCGGCGAACCCCTCCGTGGCCTCCGTCATGGGGTCGTCCTCCCACACGGCGAGCGCCGCGTTCCCCCCGTTCCAGACCAGCCGGCCGGCACACGTGCCGCCAGGCGTGAAGACGGCGAGCTCGTCGTTCGCTTCGAGCGCGGCCCCGTTGATGGCGATGGCCGAGGCCGGGACGATCAGGGTCGCGTTGTTCCCGGTCCGCTCGGAACACGAGGCGAAGTGGGGGTCGGCCTGCGCTACGCGGGGGGCGAAGCAGAGCAGGAGGGTGAAGAGGAGGGGGGCAGAAGGAAAGCGCATCGGGCGGTGGGGCTTTGGTGGGGGCGTCCGTGGCCTCGACAACCAGCATGCCACCCGCCGTCCCGCAGCGAACCCCCGAGTTCAATTCGCCGTATGCCCCGTTCGTTGCTCCTCCGTGGAGACCGCGCCTTACAAACCGCCGGAGTGTTCAGGCCACGCCGGCCCCTCGTCCTCCGCGTGTTCATTACATCACGGACGGGAGGGTTACGAAACCAACCCGTCACGCCGCACCATACGTCCCGGTGCCAAACCGGAACGGCCCTTGCAGTCAGACAAGGCCGTAGCCCCGGCCCTGGGTCCGGTCAGCGGTTCGAGCCGCGAGCGCGGAGTCGCGCAAGCGGAGTCGCGCCAAACGGTGAGATCCCTTGACCCGACCTGCGCCAGAAGCCTACTCCGCATGAGCCTAAGATGGCTCGACCGGCCTGTGTGAGTCCGTACATTCCGTTACTTGTGTAGGACCGCGTGCGATGCGCGTTTCAATCTTGAGTACCGGGCACGGCTGCCCCGCTTTACCTCCACATCGCCCTCCGGGGCCCTATTGAATATGAACGCTCCTAACCTCGATTCCCGCCGCGCTACGCCTGGATATGCGCCTTCTTCGCAGTCGAAGAACAAGCAGATCGAGCGCGTGCTCGACGTCCTGTACCGCCGCCGGTGGATCATCGCTACGGTCTTCGTCCTGGTGCTGGCGGTGGGCGTCGTTTACACGCTGCAGCAGGAGCCGGCCTACCAGGCGACCTCCCTCATCATGGTGGAGCTCAACCGGATGCCGGGGGGGGAGACGGTCGTTTCCGAGGGGAACACGCCGTTCGTCCGCAGCGACCGCTCGATCGCCACGGAGCTCTTCATCCTCCAGAACTCGTACACCATCAACGCCCGCGTCAACGAGCGGCTCCGCGAGATGAGCGCCGAGAATCCCGACGTGGCGTTCCCACCCCGGGGCGGCGTGCAGTTCGGTCCGGCGAGCCGGAGCATCAACAACGCCCTCGCCGTCTCGGCCACGAGCTTGGACCCGCAAGAGGCGGCCCTCCTGGCCAACCTCTACGCCGAGGAGTACGTCCGCCAGACGCAGGACGCCAGCCGCACCCACCTCGTCCAGACCCACGACTTCTTGGAGAAGCAAGCGGCGAAGCGCCGCGAGGAACTCCGGGCGGCCGAGGACGCGGTGGAGAACTACATGAGGCGGACCGGCGCCGTGGGCCTCAACCAGGAAGGGTCGTCCCTCGTCGCTCGGATCGCGGGCCTCGAAGCGCAGCGTGACGAGGCGCGGATCGACATGCAGATGCGCCGGACCCAGCTCTCGTCGATCAACGCGCAACTGAGCGACATCAACGCGCAGCTCCCCAAGCGCGTCTCGTCCAACGTCGACCGCCGCCTGGCCGTGCTGCAGGAGAACCTCGCCCGGCTCGAAGAGGAGCGCCGCGTCATCCTGGGTTATACCGGGGCGCGGGATCAGAGACGGCTCGACGAGATCAACGCGGAGATCCCGCGTCTCGAAGCGGAGGTCGACCAGCTGACCGAGGAGTACGTGAACGAGGTGATGGCGGTCGGTGGGATCGAAGCGGGATCGAGCGCTGTCGGGTTCGCGGCCGAGATGAAGCGGAACGCGGTTCAGCAAGCCATCGAGGTCGAGGGTCTCGAAGCGCGTGTCGGGACGCTCACTAGCCGCCTGCGCGAGTACCAGGCGGAGCTGGCGAACATCCCGGGGCAGTCGACGGACCTCGCGCGGCTCGAGCGCACGCGGCAGCACGCCGAGCAGATGTACCAGTACGTCGTGGAGCGGCTCCAGGAGACGAAGATCTCCCTCGAGTCCGAGCCGGGGTACGCCCGCGTCCTCCGTCACGCCAGCGTTCCTGGCATGCCCTTCGGCGCCGACCCCTTCAAGAACATCGCGATGGCGCTCCTCCTCGGCCTCGCCGCCGGGATCGCCCTCGCCCTCGTCCGCGACAAGCTCGACAACCGGATCTACAAGCCCGACCAGCTCCGCGACCGCGACCTCGACGTGCTCGGGGTGATCCCGGGGATGGAAGCCCTTATCAAGAAGGAGCACGGCGGGGACGAGTTCGCGGACTACCGCGGCCAGCGCATCTCGACGAACCTGACGACGCTCCTCCAGCCGCTCTCCTCCACGTCGGAGGCGTACCGCCACCTCCGGACGGCCGTGCAGTTCAGCCGCCCCGGCGTCGTGGTGCAGACGGTCCTCGTGACGAGCGCGGCCCCCTCGGAAGGGAAGTCGACGACGGCGGCCAACCTCGCCCTCACGATGGCGCAGGCCAAGCGGCGCACGCTCCTCATCGACGCGGACATCCGCAAGCCGAAGCAGCACAAGATGTTCGGGTGCCCGATCGAGCCGGGCCTCGTCCAGCTCCTCTACCAGGGCGATGCCCACCGCGATGCGGCCGTCGACGTGTTCCAGACCCCGTTCGACGAGAACCTCTTCGTCATGCCGGCCGGAGCGCTCGTGTCGGACACGCCGGGAGGGGAGGGGCCTACCCGTGTCGAGGAGCCGTCCGAGATGCTGGGCTCGAAGCGGATGCGCGACGTGCTCGAGACGCTCCGGGGCCAGTTCGACATCATCGTGATCGACTCCCCGCCCGTCCTCGCGGCGACCGACGCCGTCCTCCTCTCGACGCAGGCCGACGCGACGATCGTCGTGGCCTCCGCCGGGACGACGAAGGAGGGCGACCTCGAGCACAGCCTCGAGCGCCTCGGCGACGTGGGCGCCCACGTGATCGGCACGCTCCTCAACCGGTTCGACCTCTCGATGGCCTACGGCTACAAGTACAGCTACGGTCAGTACGGCCCGTACTCCAAGTACAGCTACGGGCAGGACGAAGCGCCGAAGCCGTGGTGGAAGCGTCTCCGCCGCGGCGAAGGGGTATCGTAGCGCCGACGCCTCGGTGGAGGCGGCAGTGCGCCCGCAGCATGCAGAGCACGCCTCTCGGCCGTAGCTTTGCACGCTGCGGGCGTTTTGAACAACGACACCTCTTACCTACCCCTCTGCGCATGCGACCCCTCTTCATCCCTATCACCGCCTTCGCCGCACTCCTGTCGTTTGCTCCTGCCGCGGCCCAGACGCCGCGCCCCACCGACGTCATAGCCCAGGGGACCTCGTATTTCATCTTCGCGGCTCCGGGCGAAGCGACCATCGAGTTGCTCGTCTTGGGCAACACCAAGTCGGGCGTGTACGTCGTCGGGGAAACGACGACCTTCACGGAGCTCCTCGCGCTCTCGGGCGGGACCGGGGCGTCCGACCAGAACCAGTCCGTCCGTGTCGAGCGAACGGTCCGGCTGCTGCGGGAGGAGGGGGGGGAGCGCGTCGTCGTGTACGAGGCCGACGCGGACGAGGCGCTCCGGCAGACCGGCGCGCACCCCACGCTCATGAACGGGGACATGGTTACGGTGGAGACGGAGGTCCACAGCCGCTTCAACCTCCGAGACACGCTGAGCATCGTGACCTCCCTCGCCAGCGTGACCCTACTGATCCTCCGCCTTGTTGATTCATCGAATTGAGCGAGCGAATGAGCGGACGTCCGCAGAAGCGCACCTAGGATGCGCCAAACGTACACCCCCGTGCCCCCCCAGAGAGTGAGGGGCGGGCGAGACGGCATTATAGCTTCCGTAGAAGAGCAACGCCCCCACTCCCGCTCCAAGCGCGCTGAGCCCCGGAGCCCTCATTACCTCGCCCGTACGATAGGAGACGGTTACGAAACCCCTCCTCTATCGCTCCTGGCACGATTACCGCAGCTACGTGGGGCGGACGACATGAATACCCCTCCGTCCGCCCATCACGAACGTAGCCTCTCGACCCCATGGAATACTCGGTGCTCATAGCGGGCTTCCTCGTCGCCTTCGGCACGACGGCTCTCACCACGCCCATCGTCCGCCGCCTCGCCATCGACTACGACTGGGTCGACCGGCCGGATGGGCAGCGCAAGCTCCACGCCGACGTGGTCCCCGCCATCGGTGGGATCGCCATCGCGCTCGGGTTCGGCGTGGGCCTCTCGTACCTCTACGCCGTCCGCGGGCTGCTCCCCTTCGACGTCGTGTTCCCCACGCCGGCGCTGTGGGCCGGCGCGCTCGCCATCGTCGCGTCGGGGTTCTACGACGACACGCGCGGGCTCGGGTTCAAAGGGAAGCTGGCTGTCCAGGCCCTCGTCGCCTACGCCCTCTTGCACGCGGGCTACCGCGTCGACGTCTCCGGGCTCCCCTTCGTAGGGGAGGACGTCTACACGCAAGCCCTCGTCTCCATCCCCGTGACGCTTCTCTGGATCGTGGGCGTCATCAACGCGGTGAACCTCCTCGACGGCCTCGACGGGCTCGCGGCGGGGGTGTCGCTGATCGGCTTCGCGGCCCTCGGGCTCATCTTCGGGATCCACGGGGAGATCGGGCTGGTGATGATCGCGCTGATCATCACGGGGGCGCTCGCGGGCTTCCTCCTGTTCAATTTCAACCCGGCGTCGATCTTCATGGGCGACTCCGGGAGCCTGTTCCTCGGCTACCTCCTCGCGACGTACTCCCTCTCCGGCACGGGGCATGCGAACCCGATGATGGCCCTCGCCGTGCCGGCCGTGGTGCTGGGGCTCCCCCTCGTGGACACGGCGCTCTCCGTCGCCCGCCGGTTCGTGGAGCGGAAGGCGATCTGCGCCCCGGACCGCGACCACATCCACCACCGGCTCACGCGGACGCTGTCCCACCGCAACGCCGTGCTCGTGCTCTACGCCGTCGCGCTCAGCTTCGGCGTGGCCGCCGTCGCGCTCAGCGTCCTGCCCGTCGCGCTGGGGATCGTACTCATCGTGGGGGTCTTCGCGCTCACGGGGCTCGGGTTGAACCGGCTGAAGTACCTCCGCCGCAGCTACGTCGTACCGGACATCCACCCGATCGGTCGGTCCAGCGGAGCGGCTTCCGCCTCAGAGCCGAACCGTGAAGCGAAAGCGGGGGAATCGTCCGTCCGGTTCGCGGCTTCGAACGGGGACGGCGGCTCGTCCTCGGTGGACCTCGTATCGATGGGTCCCATGACCCCGGCTCGGGAGGTCACGTCCACCCGAAAGCTTGAGGGTCGCGCCATCGCCGACTCCCACGAGGCCCTCGCTGCCCGCGCGGCCCCTTGACGAGGAGAGGGCGAGCACCTTACCACGGGGGACCCCCAGCCTGGGTTGTATGGGGCATCCTCGCCCTCTGCGCACGCCCGGCGTAGTTGAGGGATGGACACCTTCGCTTAGAGTTACTATACTCCGCAGATAGAAATGATCTCCGCTAGCCCCCCCGCATTTGTGAACGCCTTCATGGTTACAGAGCGCTCGACCGTCGTAGTGAAGCCGGGTCTTACGGCCGCAGACCTAGGCGGAGAAGCCGTCGTCCTCGACCCCCATACCGGCCGTTACTACGGGCTGAACGAGCTCGGCGCCCGCATCTTCGAGCTCTCGCAGAAGCCCCGCTCTGTAGACCGGATCATGGCGGCCCTCCTGCAGGAGTACGACGTCGCAGAGGACCAACTGAGGACGGACGTGGTCGCCTTCCTGCGTGAGATGGAGAACCGCGAACTCATCGAGATCAGCGATGGCGCTCCTGCGTAAGTTCCTCGCCCGCTCGTGGGCCGACCGGGTGTTGCTCGTTCGTGCGTTCGTGCTCGTGAGCGCCGTCCGAATCGGGCTGTGGGTGCTGCCGTACCGGACCGTCCACCGGCTCGCGGACTGCCCCGTAGCGCCGCGAGCGATGACGCCGGATGAGGAGCGACGGAGCCTCCGTCGGATCATTGGAGCCGTCGAGGCGATGAGCCGCCGGCTCCTCGGGACGAAGCCGTGCCTCACCCAGGCGCTCGCGGCGCAGCGGATCCTCCGGCAGGAGGGGATGGACTCGACCCTGCGAATCGGCGTGGCGAAGGACGGCCAAGAGCTGCTGGCCCACGCGTGGCTCGAGCGTGGCACCCGGGTGCTCATCGGGGGGGGGCATTCGCCGCGGCTATACGCCCCGTTAGTACCGATGCGGCCAGAGACGCCCGCCCACCAGGAGCCGGCGTGAGCGCGGTCGCCGGGCTTTACCTGTTGGATGGCCGGGCCGTAGACCGGGCCACCCCGGCGCGTATGATCGGCACGATGCCTCACCGGAGCCCCGACGGGTCCGCGGTGTGGACGGGGGGCGCGGTGGGGTTGGCCCACGGCGCATTCCACACGACGCCGGAGTCGCTCCACGAGGTGCTCCCGCTCACGAACGAGGCGGGCACGCTCACGATCACGGCCGACGCCCGGATCGACAACCGGGACGAGTTGATCGCCTGGCTGGCGCTCCCGAACCGGCCCGAACCGATCGCGGACAGCGAGCTCATCCTCGCAGCGTACGAGGCGTGGGGGGAGCGGTGCCTCGACCGGCTCGTGGGGGACTTCGCTTTCGCTATTTGGGACGCTCGCCAGCGGGCGCTCTTCTGCGCACGGGACTACGTGGGGACGCGGCCCCTGTACTACTACTACGAGCCGGGGCAGATCTTCGCCTTCGGGAGCGAGGTCAAAGCGATCCTAACGCTCGATGGAGTGCCAGAGGACATCAACGAGGTCAAGGTCGCAGACTATCTGTCGTGGAGCTGGGACGACGTAGAGAGCACGCTCTACGAGGGCGTCCTCCGCCTCCCTCACGCCCACGCCTTGAGGGTGGACGCACACGGGATACGGAAGTGGAAGTACTACGAACTCCGTCCGGTGCCCTCGGCGGGTTGCCACTCCGACGCCGACTACACGGAGCGCTTCAGGGAGCTCTTCACTGAAGCCGTCCGTTGCCGTTTGAGGAGCGCCTTCCCGGTCGCCTCCCAACTCAGCGGGGGGCTCGATTCCTCAGCCGTGTCTTGCGTTGCTCGAGACATCTTGCTAGGGGCGGGGCGGGGGGAGCTCCACACCATCTCCCTGGTCTTCGACGAGGACCAGGCCAGCGACGAGCGCTCCTACATCTCGGCCGTCCTCGAGCAAGGCGGCTTCGTCCCTCATTTCGTCCCCGGAGACACGGGGGGACCCCTGAGCGACCTCGACGAGATCTACGGCACGCTCGACAGCGAGCTGATTTCGGGGAATCCTCGTTTAGTATGGGTGATGCTCCAGGAGGCGCGCCGCAGGGGGGTCCGGGTCCTCTTGGACGGCCTGGACGGCGACAACGTGATCTCCCACGGGTACCTCCGGCTGAAAGAGCTCGTGGACGCCGACGATTGGGAGGCCTTCGCAGACGAGGCCACCCAGCTCGTGGCGCGCTTCAAGAGCGCCGACCACATGCAAGAGGCCCAAAGAGAGATGGCCGACCCGAAGGCCTTGGCGAGGGTTTTCGGAACGTACGGGGTCCCACGCCTACGGGCCTACGCGGAAGAGGGCGCGTGGACTCGGTACTGGGAAGGCCTGCAGACGGCTAGGCGCGCCTTCTCCCTTAAGCGCGGCCCCTTGCTCAGGCGCCACTGGCGATACCTGCTGGCCCCTGCGTGGCTGCTCAAGTTGTGGAGGGCGTCCAAGGGGAACGGGTCGGGGAGCGTCTCCGGCGCGCAGGTCCCTCCGCCGCTGTTGAGTCGGCAGTTCGCCGAACGGATCCGACATCGCGAGCGGCTCGCTGAGTTCGAGGGGCTCAAGTCCAACGCCGAGGGGGTGCGGGAGTCGCAGAGGGAAGTGTTGGGGGGGGGGAAGTTGGCAATAGGCCTCGAATTGGGAAACCTGTGCGCCAGTGCGCAACACGTAGAGATCCGTCACCCGTTCATGGACCGGCGTTTGGTAGAGTTCTGCCTGTCGCTTCCTTCCGAGTTCAGCCTCCGCAACGGTTGGACGCGCTTCATCCTCCGACAGGCCCTCGTCGACGTACTGCCAGAGCGTATAGCTTGGCGCACCGGTAAAGGAAACATGGTCCCAACGTTCACCCCAGGCCTCTTCGAGCGCAACGACGAGCGATTACGCGAGCACGTAACGGACCTCGGCCCGCTCGCGGAGTTCGTGGACACTGAAGCGGTCCGCCGCATGTACGAGCGAGGAGCGGAGCTAGGCGAGCTAGACCAGGTCCGTTTGGCCGCAGTAGCCACGATGTCCTTCTGGCTCAAGCGGCGCCGTGAACCGTCCGTGGATACCGATGCCTCCGCTTCCGAAGATCGAAACGGTTGATGGGGGAGTAACCCTGTGCGCTCTTGCGCCAAAAGCGCATAGCGTGCGAGACGACAGGAAGCAGTTGAACGGAGACTCGGAAGCGTATGTTGAGTATTACCGCATGACCTGTGTCTCTCACGCCGTTGATTCCTCGTATAGAGGAAGCGGCCCGTGCGGTAACCCCCTTTTTTAGCGCCCTCGGGCCACACCATGAAGAAGCTCTATACCGCTCCTCAGTTGAGCGATTTCGGCAGCATCAGCCAGCTCACGGCGGACAGCCGCGAGAACAGCACGGCCGACACCTTCTACACCGCGAACGGGAGCCAGTCAGGCGCCGGTGGCTCCATGGACGGTTGCGTGTTCAATCCTCAGACGCGCCGCTGTATCAATCCCGCCGCGACGCCCTGATCCCTAGCGTTCCACGAGAGCGTTCCACGAGTTCCCCCTTGGGGAAGTTAACAAACCATACCTAAACAGGTAAAACCATGAAGAAGCTCTATACCGCTCCTCAGTTGAGCGATTTCGGCAGCATCAGCCAGCTCACGGCGGACAGCCGCGAGAACAGCACGGCCGACACCTTCTACACCGTGAACGGGACCCAGCCGGGCCTC
The Rhodothermales bacterium genome window above contains:
- the parA gene encoding ParA family partition ATPase; its protein translation is MSHVIAVLNTKGGAGKSTLATNLARAFQRDGRSVLIVDSDPQGTARDWRETGGDIDLPAVFGVDRPTLDIDIPKVAHAFDVIVIDGAAKMTKMAVSAIKAADLVLIPVQPSAADLWAVNDLVDMIEARQQLTDGRPRAAFVINRQILGTRLAGGVDEVLASYGVPVLESRTSQRVAYSEAMAAGLTVLDYEPDGKAADEIRSLYNELKGYLDG
- a CDS encoding T9SS type A sorting domain-containing protein produces the protein MRFPSAPLLFTLLLCFAPRVAQADPHFASCSERTGNNATLIVPASAIAINGAALEANDELAVFTPGGTCAGRLVWNGGNAALAVWEDDPMTEATEGFAEGDAMTYAVWDASESLEYGRDLGEISVTYDGAFEDAGVFLPDAVYQAAQISVSVPVTDEPSAPSLFALDGNFPNPFSEQTTIPYEIAESTRVKLEVYDMLGHRVHVLVDATLPAGRHEVGFVAGSELASGIYLYRLQAGEHTLHRKMTLVN
- a CDS encoding polysaccharide biosynthesis tyrosine autokinase encodes the protein MNAPNLDSRRATPGYAPSSQSKNKQIERVLDVLYRRRWIIATVFVLVLAVGVVYTLQQEPAYQATSLIMVELNRMPGGETVVSEGNTPFVRSDRSIATELFILQNSYTINARVNERLREMSAENPDVAFPPRGGVQFGPASRSINNALAVSATSLDPQEAALLANLYAEEYVRQTQDASRTHLVQTHDFLEKQAAKRREELRAAEDAVENYMRRTGAVGLNQEGSSLVARIAGLEAQRDEARIDMQMRRTQLSSINAQLSDINAQLPKRVSSNVDRRLAVLQENLARLEEERRVILGYTGARDQRRLDEINAEIPRLEAEVDQLTEEYVNEVMAVGGIEAGSSAVGFAAEMKRNAVQQAIEVEGLEARVGTLTSRLREYQAELANIPGQSTDLARLERTRQHAEQMYQYVVERLQETKISLESEPGYARVLRHASVPGMPFGADPFKNIAMALLLGLAAGIALALVRDKLDNRIYKPDQLRDRDLDVLGVIPGMEALIKKEHGGDEFADYRGQRISTNLTTLLQPLSSTSEAYRHLRTAVQFSRPGVVVQTVLVTSAAPSEGKSTTAANLALTMAQAKRRTLLIDADIRKPKQHKMFGCPIEPGLVQLLYQGDAHRDAAVDVFQTPFDENLFVMPAGALVSDTPGGEGPTRVEEPSEMLGSKRMRDVLETLRGQFDIIVIDSPPVLAATDAVLLSTQADATIVVASAGTTKEGDLEHSLERLGDVGAHVIGTLLNRFDLSMAYGYKYSYGQYGPYSKYSYGQDEAPKPWWKRLRRGEGVS
- a CDS encoding MraY family glycosyltransferase, which encodes MEYSVLIAGFLVAFGTTALTTPIVRRLAIDYDWVDRPDGQRKLHADVVPAIGGIAIALGFGVGLSYLYAVRGLLPFDVVFPTPALWAGALAIVASGFYDDTRGLGFKGKLAVQALVAYALLHAGYRVDVSGLPFVGEDVYTQALVSIPVTLLWIVGVINAVNLLDGLDGLAAGVSLIGFAALGLIFGIHGEIGLVMIALIITGALAGFLLFNFNPASIFMGDSGSLFLGYLLATYSLSGTGHANPMMALAVPAVVLGLPLVDTALSVARRFVERKAICAPDRDHIHHRLTRTLSHRNAVLVLYAVALSFGVAAVALSVLPVALGIVLIVGVFALTGLGLNRLKYLRRSYVVPDIHPIGRSSGAASASEPNREAKAGESSVRFAASNGDGGSSSVDLVSMGPMTPAREVTSTRKLEGRAIADSHEALAARAAP
- a CDS encoding PqqD family peptide modification chaperone, producing MNAFMVTERSTVVVKPGLTAADLGGEAVVLDPHTGRYYGLNELGARIFELSQKPRSVDRIMAALLQEYDVAEDQLRTDVVAFLREMENRELIEISDGAPA
- a CDS encoding lasso peptide biosynthesis B2 protein gives rise to the protein MALLRKFLARSWADRVLLVRAFVLVSAVRIGLWVLPYRTVHRLADCPVAPRAMTPDEERRSLRRIIGAVEAMSRRLLGTKPCLTQALAAQRILRQEGMDSTLRIGVAKDGQELLAHAWLERGTRVLIGGGHSPRLYAPLVPMRPETPAHQEPA
- a CDS encoding lasso peptide isopeptide bond-forming cyclase, whose amino-acid sequence is MSAVAGLYLLDGRAVDRATPARMIGTMPHRSPDGSAVWTGGAVGLAHGAFHTTPESLHEVLPLTNEAGTLTITADARIDNRDELIAWLALPNRPEPIADSELILAAYEAWGERCLDRLVGDFAFAIWDARQRALFCARDYVGTRPLYYYYEPGQIFAFGSEVKAILTLDGVPEDINEVKVADYLSWSWDDVESTLYEGVLRLPHAHALRVDAHGIRKWKYYELRPVPSAGCHSDADYTERFRELFTEAVRCRLRSAFPVASQLSGGLDSSAVSCVARDILLGAGRGELHTISLVFDEDQASDERSYISAVLEQGGFVPHFVPGDTGGPLSDLDEIYGTLDSELISGNPRLVWVMLQEARRRGVRVLLDGLDGDNVISHGYLRLKELVDADDWEAFADEATQLVARFKSADHMQEAQREMADPKALARVFGTYGVPRLRAYAEEGAWTRYWEGLQTARRAFSLKRGPLLRRHWRYLLAPAWLLKLWRASKGNGSGSVSGAQVPPPLLSRQFAERIRHRERLAEFEGLKSNAEGVRESQREVLGGGKLAIGLELGNLCASAQHVEIRHPFMDRRLVEFCLSLPSEFSLRNGWTRFILRQALVDVLPERIAWRTGKGNMVPTFTPGLFERNDERLREHVTDLGPLAEFVDTEAVRRMYERGAELGELDQVRLAAVATMSFWLKRRREPSVDTDASASEDRNG